The Procambarus clarkii isolate CNS0578487 chromosome 39, FALCON_Pclarkii_2.0, whole genome shotgun sequence genome window below encodes:
- the LOC123760341 gene encoding ubiquitin thioesterase OTUB1 isoform X2, translating into MAQEKQIAEEIKANTSMVGPLDGLGSLEKEYSNDPIYFSKVRTLLPKFSNVRRTRPDGNCFLRGFIFAYLEYCIHHRDELTRFKKYLEGSKEELFEMGFPKFTTEDFHDMFMEVVSDLEGSGSVGRVEAVCNDAGTSDYLVVYLRLLISAHLQKNAEFFSFFIEGGRTVEEFCKQEVEPMYRECDHLHIVALTAAVGVGVRVMYLDRGEGAAVVSHDFPEDKEPIIHLLYRPGHYDILYKA; encoded by the exons ATGGCACAGGAAAAACAAATTGCTGAGGAG ATTAAAGCCAACACTTCAATGGTAGGGCCACTTGATGGCCTCGGTTCTCTAGAAAAGGAATATTCAAATGATCCAATATACTTTAGCAAG GTTAGAACTCTACTACCCAAATTTTCAAATGTACGTCGTACCAGACCAGATGGCAATTGTTTTCTCAGAGGTTTTATATTTGCTTACCTAGAATACTGTATCCACCACAGGGATGAGTTAACTAG GTTCAAGAAATATCTTGAAGGAAGCAAAGAAGAACTCTTTGAGATGGGTTTTCCTAAATTTACTACTGAAGATTTTCATGATATG TTTATGGAGGTTGTGAGTGATTTGGAAGGCAGTGGCAGTGTGGGTCGTGTAGAAGCTGTCTGTAATGATGCTGGAACCTCTGACTACCTGGTTGTGTATCTGCGACTTCTTATCTCAGCACATCTTCAAAAAAATGCTGAGTTTTTTAGCTTTTTCATTGAGGGCGGCAGAACAGTTGAAGAGTTCTGTAAACAG GAAGTGGAACCAATGTATCGTGAATGTGACCATCTTCACATTGTAGCACTGACAGCAGCTGTGGGCGTTGGTGTCAGAGTGATGTACTTAGACCGGGGAGAGGGAGCTGCTGTTGTATCTCACGATTTTCCAGAGGATAAGGAACCAATTATTCATCTGCTATACCGCCCAGGACATTATGATATACTCTATAAGGCATAA
- the LOC123760341 gene encoding ubiquitin thioesterase otubain-like isoform X1, whose product MVNKLPGRAGVGDWCEMENHQSEERPTKPCEYDPNVNQDELIMAQEKQIAEEIKANTSMVGPLDGLGSLEKEYSNDPIYFSKVRTLLPKFSNVRRTRPDGNCFLRGFIFAYLEYCIHHRDELTRFKKYLEGSKEELFEMGFPKFTTEDFHDMFMEVVSDLEGSGSVGRVEAVCNDAGTSDYLVVYLRLLISAHLQKNAEFFSFFIEGGRTVEEFCKQEVEPMYRECDHLHIVALTAAVGVGVRVMYLDRGEGAAVVSHDFPEDKEPIIHLLYRPGHYDILYKA is encoded by the exons ATGGTAAACAAACTACCAGGTCGAGCTGGTGTCGGAGATTGGTGTGAAATGGAGAATCATCAGAGTGAAGAGAGGCCCACTAAACCTTGCGAATACGATCCTA ATGTTAATCAAGATGAACTCATCATGGCACAGGAAAAACAAATTGCTGAGGAG ATTAAAGCCAACACTTCAATGGTAGGGCCACTTGATGGCCTCGGTTCTCTAGAAAAGGAATATTCAAATGATCCAATATACTTTAGCAAG GTTAGAACTCTACTACCCAAATTTTCAAATGTACGTCGTACCAGACCAGATGGCAATTGTTTTCTCAGAGGTTTTATATTTGCTTACCTAGAATACTGTATCCACCACAGGGATGAGTTAACTAG GTTCAAGAAATATCTTGAAGGAAGCAAAGAAGAACTCTTTGAGATGGGTTTTCCTAAATTTACTACTGAAGATTTTCATGATATG TTTATGGAGGTTGTGAGTGATTTGGAAGGCAGTGGCAGTGTGGGTCGTGTAGAAGCTGTCTGTAATGATGCTGGAACCTCTGACTACCTGGTTGTGTATCTGCGACTTCTTATCTCAGCACATCTTCAAAAAAATGCTGAGTTTTTTAGCTTTTTCATTGAGGGCGGCAGAACAGTTGAAGAGTTCTGTAAACAG GAAGTGGAACCAATGTATCGTGAATGTGACCATCTTCACATTGTAGCACTGACAGCAGCTGTGGGCGTTGGTGTCAGAGTGATGTACTTAGACCGGGGAGAGGGAGCTGCTGTTGTATCTCACGATTTTCCAGAGGATAAGGAACCAATTATTCATCTGCTATACCGCCCAGGACATTATGATATACTCTATAAGGCATAA